One Massilia sp. 9096 genomic window carries:
- a CDS encoding arginine/lysine/ornithine decarboxylase: protein MKFRFPIVIIDEDFRSENTSGLGIRALAEAMEKEGMEVVGVTSYGDLSQFAQQQSRASAFVLSIDDEEFGGGSAEEADVALAGLRAFVQEIRHKNSDIPIYIYGETRTSRHIPNDILKELHGFIHMFEDTPEFVARHIIREAKSYLDSLAPPFFRALVNYANDGSYSWHCPGHSGGVAFLKSPIGQMFHQFFGENMLRADVCNAVEELGQLLDHTGPVAKSERNAARIYNADHCYFVTNGTSTSNKMVWHSTVAPGDIVVVDRNCHKSILHSIIMCGAIPVFLMPTRNNLGIIGPIPLSEFSPESIRRKIEANPFAREAKNKKPRILTITQSTYDGVVYNVETLRELLDGEIDTLHFDEAWIPHATFHDFYKNMHAIGRDRPRAKQSMIFSTQSTHKLLAGLSQASQVLVRESETVKLDQDAFNEAYLMHTSTSPQYSIIASCDVAAAMMEAPGGTALVEESIYEALDFRRAMQKVDEEIGEDWWFQVWGPKVTSEEGIGTQEDWMIHAEDTWHGFGHLAPGFNMLDPIKATVVTPGLALDGSFGESGIPASIVTKYLAEHGVIIEKCGLYSFFILFTIGITKGRWNTLVTALQQFKDDYDRNQPMWRIMPEFCTVNPRYESWGLRDLCQSIHDFYKSRDVARLTTEMYLSDMIPAMKPSDAFAKMAHREIDRVAIDELEGRITAILLTPYPPGIPLLIPGERFNRTIVDYLRFARDFNERFPGFETDVHGLVKREVDGKLGYFVDCVRQDD, encoded by the coding sequence ATGAAATTTCGTTTCCCTATCGTCATCATTGACGAGGACTTCCGTTCCGAGAACACCTCGGGTCTCGGCATTCGCGCGCTCGCCGAGGCGATGGAAAAAGAAGGCATGGAGGTGGTCGGCGTGACCAGCTACGGCGACCTGTCGCAGTTCGCCCAGCAGCAGTCGCGCGCGTCGGCCTTCGTGCTCTCGATCGACGATGAGGAATTCGGCGGCGGCAGCGCGGAGGAAGCCGATGTCGCGCTGGCCGGCCTGCGCGCCTTCGTGCAGGAAATCCGCCACAAGAACTCGGACATCCCGATCTACATCTATGGCGAAACGCGCACCAGCCGCCACATCCCGAACGACATCCTGAAGGAGCTGCACGGCTTCATCCACATGTTCGAGGACACGCCGGAATTCGTCGCGCGCCACATCATCCGCGAAGCCAAGTCTTACCTGGACAGCCTGGCGCCGCCGTTCTTCCGCGCGCTGGTCAACTACGCCAACGACGGTTCGTATTCCTGGCACTGCCCGGGACACTCGGGCGGCGTCGCCTTCCTGAAGAGCCCGATCGGCCAGATGTTCCACCAGTTCTTTGGCGAGAACATGCTGCGCGCCGACGTCTGCAACGCGGTCGAGGAACTCGGCCAGCTGCTGGATCACACCGGCCCGGTGGCCAAGTCCGAGCGCAACGCCGCGCGCATCTATAACGCCGACCACTGCTACTTCGTGACCAACGGCACCTCGACCTCGAACAAGATGGTCTGGCACTCGACCGTGGCGCCGGGCGACATCGTCGTGGTCGACCGCAACTGCCACAAGTCGATCCTGCACTCGATCATCATGTGCGGCGCGATTCCCGTGTTCCTGATGCCGACCCGGAACAACCTCGGCATCATCGGTCCGATCCCGCTGTCGGAATTCTCGCCGGAGTCGATCCGTCGGAAAATCGAAGCGAACCCGTTCGCACGCGAAGCCAAGAACAAGAAGCCGCGCATCCTGACCATCACGCAGTCGACCTACGATGGCGTGGTGTACAACGTCGAGACCCTGCGCGAGCTGCTCGACGGCGAGATCGACACCCTGCACTTCGACGAAGCCTGGATCCCGCACGCGACCTTCCACGACTTCTACAAGAACATGCACGCGATCGGGCGCGACCGGCCGCGCGCCAAGCAGTCGATGATCTTCTCGACCCAGTCGACCCACAAGCTGCTGGCCGGCCTGTCGCAGGCCTCGCAGGTGCTGGTGCGCGAGTCGGAAACCGTCAAGCTCGACCAGGACGCCTTCAACGAGGCCTACCTGATGCATACGTCGACCTCACCGCAGTACTCGATCATCGCCTCGTGCGACGTCGCCGCGGCGATGATGGAAGCGCCGGGCGGCACCGCGCTGGTCGAGGAATCGATCTACGAAGCGCTCGACTTCCGCCGCGCGATGCAAAAGGTCGACGAGGAAATCGGCGAAGACTGGTGGTTCCAGGTCTGGGGCCCGAAGGTCACCAGCGAGGAAGGCATCGGCACCCAGGAAGACTGGATGATCCACGCCGAAGACACCTGGCACGGCTTCGGCCACCTGGCGCCGGGCTTCAACATGCTCGACCCGATCAAGGCCACGGTGGTGACACCGGGCCTGGCGCTGGACGGTTCGTTCGGCGAGTCCGGCATCCCGGCCTCGATCGTGACCAAGTACCTGGCCGAGCACGGCGTGATCATCGAGAAGTGCGGCCTGTACTCGTTCTTCATCCTGTTCACGATCGGTATCACCAAGGGCCGCTGGAACACCCTGGTGACCGCGCTGCAGCAGTTCAAGGACGACTACGACCGCAACCAGCCGATGTGGCGCATCATGCCGGAATTCTGCACGGTCAACCCGCGCTACGAATCCTGGGGCCTGCGCGACCTGTGCCAGTCGATCCACGACTTCTACAAGTCGCGCGACGTGGCGCGCCTGACCACAGAGATGTACTTGTCGGACATGATCCCGGCGATGAAGCCGTCGGACGCTTTCGCCAAGATGGCGCACCGCGAGATCGACCGCGTGGCGATCGACGAGCTCGAAGGCCGCATCACCGCGATCCTGCTGACGCCCTACCCGCCGGGCATCCCGCTGTTGATCCCGGGCGAGCGCTTCAACAGGACCATCGTCGACTACCTGCGCTTCGCGCGCGACTTCAACGAGCGCTTCCCGGGCTTCGAGACCGACGTGCACGGGCTGGTCAAGCGCGAGGTGGATGGCAAGCTGGGCTACTTCGTGGATTGCGTGCGGCAGGACGATTGA